The Coffea arabica cultivar ET-39 chromosome 2c, Coffea Arabica ET-39 HiFi, whole genome shotgun sequence genome includes the window gtttgaatttttttttttttgctagaatttagccaaaaaaaaaaaaaaagaacctgaattaaatgataataataatatgtaacaagagaaaagaaaaattgttaatatataataatataatataagaaaAGATCAgcagtaataataataataataataatataacaagagaaaagaaaatttgttaaacATAATTCTCCCCTGCTTAATTTACAGCAAATaacgggaaaaaaaaatcatgaatggAGTCACCTAATGATCAATCCCATAGGATTAGGAATTAGTcccataagaaaagaaataaaggaCTAATCCATCTCATAGGAATTCATGACGTCCTTAGACTATAAGTCGCCTAATTTAGCACAGAGAAGTATCCTTGTTTTCTGCAATGAGCGGCTTGTCTTCTTCCTCAATTTTCTCGACAGCTGCATCTGCTCCTGCTGAGGTCAGCTCTTTGGCTCTCTGGGCTTCAAATTCCCAATCCGTCAGATACAGGACCACTAGCATGCTTACCATACAAGAGGCTTGAGCTGCCAATAGTCCCATCCAAAGTCCTTCAAAGTCAAAACCTGCATAGAACCCTAGTCCAACTGCAACCGGCATTCCGACTAGATAGAAGCAACCCAAGTTGATGTTTGCTCCGACTCTTGGCCTAGCCGTCCCTCTCAAAACCCCGCAACCGGTAGTCTGCGGACAGTTACCAAGCTCGCAGAGCCCAATTATGGGCAAAACAAGTGATGTTAAAGCTATGATTTCGTTGTCAGCAGTGAACATTCTAGCCCAAACATGTCTCATGCTTACCGCAAACATGAGCGCAGCAAATCCCAAAACAAAGCTGCAACAGAGGCCCACCACGGCTGCCAGCTTCGCTTTGGCCGGCTGCCTTGCACCCAGCTCGTTCCCTACTCTGGTCGACACACTAAAGCTGAGAGAAGATGGAAAGATGTATATCAAAGAAGTGGTTTGAATCAAAATGCCCATTGAAGCAACCGTGGCTTTTGGGTTCAACAACAACCCGCAAAGCAGGATCATGATTTCGTACCACCACCATTCGAGACAAACAGAGATACAGCTTGGAATGGAAAGATATAATAAAGATTGCCAGCCTTTCAAGCATTCGGTCGTCAACCCTCCCCATGTTTTCTTGTACACGCCAGAAATCAAGATGTAGATTATCAGAGAAGCCACGAGATTGAAGTTAGTCCAGACCCCACTGAGCGCGACGCCTTTGATGCCTAAGCTGAGCTTCGTGACGAGAAAATAATTTATTGGGATGTGGAGAAGAATTGATAGAGCTGCACAAAATGTTAGAGGTAAGGTTATG containing:
- the LOC113725076 gene encoding protein DETOXIFICATION 49-like, which gives rise to MCKQLTTSSPPPPPPPPRPSKCDSDQRYLLPIHQVPAEGDIFSPLIPKNPTSSKHHQNQEQQPPQPNQIVKPHKHNHDTHISSSVLKEATSVANIALPMILTGLLLYSRSMISMLFLGRLGDLALAGGSLALGFANISGYSILSGLAMGMEPICGQAFGAKRYTLLGLSLQRTLLLLMLTSLPIALLWVNMKTILLFFGQDQAIAREAQSYLMYTLPDLFAQSLLHPLRIYLRAQSITLPLTFCAALSILLHIPINYFLVTKLSLGIKGVALSGVWTNFNLVASLIIYILISGVYKKTWGGLTTECLKGWQSLLYLSIPSCISVCLEWWWYEIMILLCGLLLNPKATVASMGILIQTTSLIYIFPSSLSFSVSTRVGNELGARQPAKAKLAAVVGLCCSFVLGFAALMFAVSMRHVWARMFTADNEIIALTSLVLPIIGLCELGNCPQTTGCGVLRGTARPRVGANINLGCFYLVGMPVAVGLGFYAGFDFEGLWMGLLAAQASCMVSMLVVLYLTDWEFEAQRAKELTSAGADAAVEKIEEEDKPLIAENKDTSLC